From Corvus moneduloides isolate bCorMon1 chromosome 4, bCorMon1.pri, whole genome shotgun sequence, one genomic window encodes:
- the TMEM243 gene encoding transmembrane protein 243 isoform X1, whose amino-acid sequence MPLGWDCDAGTEGSLFSGAKRLCPPSQSFYTDEEQQKEVWGDICLSKQSHCVDRIINLVVGGLTTLLLVVTLISAFVFPQLPPKPVNVFFAFCISLCCISAGILIYWYRQGDLEPKFRNLIYYILFSIVMLCICANLYFHEVGK is encoded by the exons atgccactgggatgggactgCGATGCTGGCACTGAGGGATCTCTCTTCTCAGGTGCAAAAAGGTTGTGTCCTCCCAGTCAGTCGTTTTACACggatgaggagcagcagaaagaagTGTGGGGGGATATCTGTCTGTCCAAGCAGAGCCACTGTGTG gacAGAATCATCAATCTAGTCGTTGGTGGCTTAACAACCTTGCTGCTTGTA GTCACTCTAATCAGTGCTTTTGTCTTCCCGCAACTACCTCCAAAACCTGTGaatgtattttttgctttctgcatcTCCTTGTGTTGCATTTCTGCTGGCATTCTT ATCTACTGGTATCGACAAGGAGACCTGGAACCCAAATTTAGAAATCTAATTTACTACATATTGTTTTCTATTGTCATGTTATGTATATGTGCCAACCTGTACTTCCATGAAGTGGGTAAATGA
- the TMEM243 gene encoding transmembrane protein 243 isoform X2, giving the protein MEGFPARGYGTGGADNRPLFGETSARDRIINLVVGGLTTLLLVVTLISAFVFPQLPPKPVNVFFAFCISLCCISAGILIYWYRQGDLEPKFRNLIYYILFSIVMLCICANLYFHEVGK; this is encoded by the exons ATGGAGGGATTCCCCGCCCGCGGGTACGGCACCGGCGGCGCGGACAACCGGCCGCTCTTCGGGGAGACCTCGGCCAGG gacAGAATCATCAATCTAGTCGTTGGTGGCTTAACAACCTTGCTGCTTGTA GTCACTCTAATCAGTGCTTTTGTCTTCCCGCAACTACCTCCAAAACCTGTGaatgtattttttgctttctgcatcTCCTTGTGTTGCATTTCTGCTGGCATTCTT ATCTACTGGTATCGACAAGGAGACCTGGAACCCAAATTTAGAAATCTAATTTACTACATATTGTTTTCTATTGTCATGTTATGTATATGTGCCAACCTGTACTTCCATGAAGTGGGTAAATGA